Genomic window (Paenibacillus sp. PK3_47):
CAGGAGGCCCTCGAAAGAATCGCCAGACCCTCGCGCAAATCAGAAAAGTTTATGTCCAAAGTCGTCGGGGTTGAACCCGGTGATGTGGTAACGGTATACGATATTACCGAGCCTGTTACGCACTCGCTGATCGCAGGCGGGGTTGTAGCCCACAACTGCGGGGAACAAGGACTTCCCGGCTGGGGCGTATGCAACCTGTCGGCGGTCAATCTGTCCAAGTTCTACGATGCTGAAAACCATGATGTGGATTGGGCAGAACTGGCCAGAACGACGCGTTATTCCGTCCGTTTCCTGGATAATGTTATCGACAAGACACCTTATCATTTTGCCGAAAATGAAGCTAACCAGAAGCTGGAGCGCCGCGTTGGCCTCGGCACCATGGGGCTGGCTGAGCTGATGATCAAGCTGAACATCCGTTACGGCAGCCCGGAATCGCTGGAGTTCCTGGACAAGCTGTACGGGTTCATGGCCCGCGAAGCTTATCTGGCCTCGGCGGAGATTGCCGGAGAGAAGGGTTCTTTCAAGGCTTTCGATCCAGAGAAATATCTGCAAAGCGGATTTATGCAAAATATTACCTGGGTCTACCCGGAAGTCGGTGAAGCCATCCGCAGACAGGGCATGCGCAACGTTACTGTAATTACCCAAGCCCCTACAGGGAGCACAGGAACAATGGTTGGCACTTCGACCGGTATTGAGCCGTATTTTGCCTTCAAATATTTCCGGCAGAGCCGTCTCGGCTATGATGAGCAGTTCGTGCCGATTGCCCAGGAATGGCTGAATGACCATCCAGGCGAAGAGCTTCCGGATTACTTCGTAACTGCGATGGATCTGTCGGCCAAGGACCATATCCGTGCGCAGGCAGCGATTCAGCGCTGGGTGGACAGCTCAATCTCCAAGACGGCGAACTGCCCGTCCGACTTCACCGTCGAAGAGACAGCCGAGCTGTATGAAATGGCTTTTGATCTGGGCTGCAAAGGCGTAACCATCTACCGTGACGGCAGCCGTGACGTGCAGGTTCTCGAAACCTCAAAGAAGGAAGACAAAAAGGACGCACCATTAACCGAAAAAGCAGCAGTTGTAGAAGAAAAGGCTCCCGCCCCTGCTGTAACCACAGCTGCAGCAGTAACTCCTGCACCGCAGGCCAATGTAGTAGATAAACAGTACAAAAAACGCCCGCAGGTGCTGCGCGGTGCTACCTACAAGATCAACACGCCATTCGGCATGGCGTATATCACCATCAACGACCTGGACGGCATTCCCGGCGAGATCTTCCTGAATGTCGGCAAAGCCGGCTCCGACGTCTTCGCCATGGCGGAAGCGCTGGGCCGTGTCTGCTCGCTGTTCCTGCGCTACGGCGACCACGGCGAGAAGGTCGAGCTGCTGATCAAGCATCTCAAGGGCATCGGCGGCTCCGGCGCCATCGGCTTCGGCGCGAACCGCGTCGAGTCCATCGCCGACGCTGTAGCCAAAGCCTTGGAATCCCATGTGCACAGTAACGCTCATGATGATCATGTTGCCGCACCGATCGCGGCCACCCTTGCGCTGGAGGACTTCAACGAAGCGCTGAACACAGAATTGAAAGTCAGCCTTCCGGCTGCAGCTCCAGCCGGTGCCGGAGACGGCGGGCATGGCGTGCACAGCCACTCTGCAGCTTCGCGGGATCTCTGCCCTTCCTGCGGTAGCGCATCGCTGATTAATGTAGAAGGGTGTAAAACTTGCGGGAATTGCGGGTATTCGCGGTGCGGGTAGGAAGAAGCAGGTGGTTCTGTTTTAATGAGCAAGAATATACAATTTATGTATAATTATTCAATGAGAGCCGATTCGGCATCTTAAATTAAGGAGTCAACAATTAATATTTAATATCTTGTGAACTCCAATAGTTAGGTGGAGTATAGTTAAATATTGTGGAGTGGTTAAAAAAGACAATAGATGGATTCTAACGTTAAAAAAGTTTAGTGGAAGGATCGCAAAAAGTCTAGGAAGGCCGCGGTAGCTGCTTCTTATTCATTGAACTAAAGGGATTGTTTAAGATCAATAGCGGAGAACCGTGAGGAGGAGATAGGTAAGGCCCGATTAGCTTGTTATGAGGCTAATACGGGCCGATTAATGAACGGGACAAGTAATCAACCAGTTATTTTATTTACTCCATAGTAAACTTCCTTCAGATACTCACAGGTAGAAATTTGGGTTTATAGAACAAATAAACTACAGTTCCCATAAACTTTCTATACATGCTGGAAAGCTCCTCAACCTTGATATCATTTCCATTGATCAAAACCTCATATGAATCCCCATATTCCGCAATCATATATGTGGTGCTTTTATATCCGTTGTACGAATAAAACTGTTTTCGCTTAAGCCTTTGCTCATAGTTGCTTGCAGTTACATCAACAGCTTCTATATTAAGTATGATTCGGTTAGTTGGATATAGAACTTTGATTTTAGACAATGCCATGCTACCATAGCCTTTTGACCTGACTTCGAGGTTTATAGCCAAATATAATACATAAGTCATATCCTGATTAGAGATCAGATAGGCAAAACCAACAAAAATATCATTGTCATAAAAAGCAATAAAATCTATAAAGTCTTTATTAGACTTTCGCAATAAAAGCCACATAGGAATTCTTTCTTTTTCAGGAAATGAGCTGTTATATAGGTGGTTAATCTTAACTAGATCTGGTGAATCTTTCATTATTGTCTCAACTTTAAGATTCATAACAAGTTCCTCCTTTTTATGTGACAATATTTCTAATCATCAGCAGCAGACATGATGCTGTGCAGCATCGCTGCGCTGAAAACGGAGTCTGAACGATAAAATTGCACTTAGTCTGATTAGAACAGCAGCTAATCCATAAGCTCCGAACAGGGCAAAACTCTTCACGATGATTCCGGAAATGGAGGTTCCCACCAGAGTACCTACCATCATGAGTGGTACCATGACTCCGTTTGTTCTTCCAATGTAATCTTGATGTACTTCTTTAATCATCAGTGCACTAAATACAATTTGAAAGAAAGCGAATGCTATGCCCGATTCAATTCTTAATCCTGCAGTAAGCAGCGGCCATAGCACAGTTAGAACACCTCTGCGGTGTCGATGAACCCATTTGGAAATCGTTGCAGCCAGGATTCCTTCAATCAGCATTCCAACCCCTTCTGATGAAGCAAACCATTGTACGCTTTCTTTAGGTAAATGAAGCCAATCAGTCGTTATAAATACATCTAAAGGCTGTGTTATACCAGCCGCTAATCCTACTAACAGATACATACCGGCGATGATTCGTAAGTTATGTTGACCTTTCACATATTGAAATTCCGATTGTATATCTTTTATGACAGATTGCTTAATTGGTACTTGCTCTCTCGAAGAGGCTGGTAATAGAAACTGTAGAAGAACCGCAATTGAAAAAATGACAAATAGTAGAAGGAGGGCATGCTTCAATCCAATAATAAGGAAACCGATATACTGCAGATTTCCTAAAAGAAGATTGACTACAGCCCTCCCCATAATAAAACCTCAAAGTACTTTTACAACTTTACTGGCTGCTGCTATTCAATGTCATTGATCAATTTGGTCATATCAGTACGGAAACTCTCCTCGTATGTGCTTAACATGTTAATGAAAAGTTCTCTTTCTTCATAACTAAGTAACAGGATTGATTTCTCTTCAATTTCCCAAAGTGAACCGATAATTTTATCAGCATACTCTTTACCACTCGTACTCAACTCAATCTGTTTATTGCGTCGGTCTGATGGGATTTCTTTTAACTTCACATACCCTTGTTCCAAAAAAGATTTAATAATCATATTTACACTCTGTTTTGGAAAATAACTTAGTTCTGAAATTAACTTTTGTGTACATTCTTTCGGAGTCTCATAAATAATCTCCAACACAATCAGACTCATATATGTCAGCCCTGATTTCTTAGCGTATTCTTCATATATTTTGTCAATGGACTTCCATTTTTCTGAAAGTATTTCTGTTTGAGCTTTAAGTGTTCTTCTACCCATTTAGCACCTCGTCAATATTCAGATTTATACCTTGCGAATTTCGGCTTTAACACCTTAATGTACCACTCTGCTAACTTGTCGGATACTATTAACAGTATAAATGCACATGCTGCGACCTGCCAGAACGAAAAATTGTCGATACCAAATCCCCAATAGAGCAGGACTACAAACCAGGGTAGCAATGACCAATGAATACAATAAACAGTATTAATGTTTCTACTCATTCGCATGAAAGGTTTAAAATCGTAATTAGAGAATTTCTTTAGTAAAGCATAGTTAAACCCGAAAATACCTATTGCAAGCATAACAACAAAGAAAACATCGACTATGCCAAGAAAATAATAAGAACTATCCGGAGCATACATTCCAATGCCAAAATGGAGTGCAGTAAATAAATATGTCAAACCAATAATGCCGCAAACTGGAGAGACAATGGAGTAAAATGTTTGTTTATCCTTACACTTCTGAAAATAAACCCCCATAATATTGCCTACAATCAAAAAAATGATCCAGTTAAAAAATGGGAAGTAGGTATCTGAATTAGTTGCCCAGAAATACCCCAAAAACAAATCAGCGATGTCATTATCAGTAGACAGCCAACGTAAACTCATTCCGATTAGTGAAGTTCCTATACCAATTAAAAAGACTGTTGTTGATTTCAAATTTAATTTTTTTACAAGCGCCATAAAGAGAAAAGCCAAACCGGCAAACTGTAATATATCGACACCAAAAAAAGCAGTTAATAACCCTAGAGCAATTTCATTTTCATTGGTGGAAAAAGAAACAAGAGATAGTGGCAAAACATAGCGAATCAGATTTAAGACATACCCGATTCCTAGCAAAGTAACTCCACGTCTGAGTAGATCCTTAGGAGTGTTTCTTCTTGAATAATTTATTCCAATTCCCATACAAATCATAAATATAGGTGCTGCAAAGGGACCGCCTAATATATTCTTAACTAGACTTGCCATAAACCCATCATTGTTACTAAGAAGTCCTTCCTGCATATGTACCCACACCATAAAAATTATTGCGAACCCTTTAGCCAAATCCAGTTCTAATTGCCGACCAGTGTTTAATTTCTCATACGAAAAGCAGTTTTTTAACTTGTTAATCATAAGTATTACTCCCTTCAAACTTTTGAATATTAGTCCAATAACATTATAGTAAATAAAATGGACTATTTATTTGAGTATACTTGATAACAGCTTCTGATTCAATACCCTTATATATTGAAAAAGGTATTTAATCGAGACGGTAGGGTAGGAATGATGATCAGAGGCAAGGTAACAATGAGCTATTTGTCTTATGATCCAATGAGCAAAGAAATCACAAATCTCAGGTCTTTCGGGTGTAAATAATCCTGAGGAGTCAAAAATATGTAGAAGATTAGGGATTATGGGATATCTGAAAGGAAAAAGTTCTTAGGATTGATGAAGCAACTGAAGCGAAGTATATTTGTATATTTGAGAATAGGGAGTACATGATCAGGCGATAGACAAATTGAGTGTACAAGAGTTAGGGAGCCCCTTCATACTCATGACGAAGGGGCTCAAGCTGAGACATTTATCATTAAAGCTTTTCTGAAATAGTTAAACTAATGTGTACACTGAAATATCCTTTCGTTTTGGTGATTGAAAAGCGTCCGTGTAGGCGGTCAATTATCCTTTCACATGTTTTGATACCTATTCCTGTTCCAGACAAGTCGTAAATATCATTATTTATTCGATTCTTAATACTAATTATCAACGATTGATCTTTAATACGAAAACTAATTAGTACAGGTTCTGAGTCAGAAGCGTATTTAAGGATATTCGAAAAAATATTATCAAATACCCTTCGGATCGATAGGAGATGAAGTTCAATATCATAGGGAGTATTACACGAATTTATTTGATAAGTGAATCCATTATTTTCTAAAAGTACAATTTGTTCATCTATAAGTTGCTCGAAAAGTTGGGTACCATTAAACCTTTCAAATTCCAGATCATCTTCATCTATTTTAGAAACAGTAAAATATTCAAACAATTTATCAGAGAGATGTTTAATTTGATATGCTTTGTCTCTGCTGTTGTTCAAATATTTCTTTAGGTCTTCTTGCGTTTTATATTTTTCATAAGTGATAATATCCAGATATCCAACCAAAGCAGTAAGAGGAGTTCTTATATCATGCGACATGGCAGTTACGAGTTCTTTATTGGCAATTTTAGCGTTATCTTCGTTTTCTATGCGTTCAATAAACGATATGCGCATTTCATTGATGCTTTCTGCTAAAGATGAAAGTTCATCGTTCCCCTTTATTGTTATTGGATAGTTTAACTCCCCACCTTCTAATATTTTTATCTCTTGTTCAAGGACAGATATATAGGACGTTTTTCTATTTATAAAAATCAGGATTAAGAGAATAAAGCTCAGTGAACATATAATCACATTAACAATGGCTACAATGTTATAAAATTTGTATTCAAAAAAACAATCCATATAAATGGTGGCTTTCATATCCTGAAAGTCCACAGTATAAAAGGTGTCAGTTTTCAAAATATTATTAAACAAGTAACTTTGATTATCTGAAGCGTCTTTATAACCATCTGTCGCAAAAATGAGGTTCACATTTTGGAAAACGTAAATATTTACATACTTTTCATTTCTAACCCATTTTGTGATTTTTTCTTGATCACTAGTTTTTATATGATTCTGATTTACAAATTCACGAAAGTTAGAGATAGCATCTTCTTGTTGCCTTTCAATGAATGTTGTGTTATTTAAATAATCACTAATTAATCCTTCTGAAGTAGTTTGAAGTAAAAAATATACGCCGGTTGAGATTGCGAGTGAAAAGATTAAAGCTAGAAATAGCTTTAATTTAAGTTTGCCGATAAAAAATTCCCTATTCAATACGATAGCCCTTTCCCCAAACGGTTTTAATGTATTCTGGATCTTGAGGATTATTTTCTAGCTTCATCCTTAAATTACGAATATGCACCATCACTGTGTTGTTGCAGTTGATGAAATAAGGTTCTTCCCATACACTTTCATAAATATTTTGAGCGGAGAATATTTTCTTTCTATGCTGTGCCATTAATAATAAAATTTTGTACTCAATTTCTGTTAAAACGATCTCCTTTTGCCCTACAGTGACCTCATTTGAGTAAGTATTGACTGTTAATTCTTTAATGGTGACAGTTTCAGAAGCTGCAGGTTTGTCCTTCCCCTTATATATATAATATCTCCTCAAAAGAGCTTTTACTCTAGACACTAACTCTGTATATGAAAAAGGTTTGGAAAGGTAATCATCACTTCCAGCGGAAAACGCCATGTATTTATCCGAATCGCTTGTTTTGGCAGTTAAAAATAAAATGGGAGCACTAGTTATTTCGCGAATTTCAGTACAGGTTTTGAAGCCTGACTTGCCCGGCATCATTACATCAAGAATGATTAAATCAATGTTGTTATCAACTTTAGATATCGCATCATCACCATTAACGGCCTCAATAACTTCATAATTCTCACTCTCCAGTAATACCCGGACAATTTCTCTGATCTCTTGGTTATCATCAGTAATCAAAATCCTTTTGGCACTTGACATCAATTCTCCTCCAAGATATTTAAGTATGCATTCAGTATAGTCTGTGGGTTGCCATTATACTATAATCACAAAAAAATCTTAAGGATTCTTAAGAATTGCATATGCCGACTCTTAAGATTTTGTCCATAAGATTATCTATGTACTCAACGAAATTAAAAAAAAGCAGTAAGAGAGGTTAATACGAAGTGGAAAAGAAAAAAAAACAAACAATAGGCAGAGTTTCATTGGCGGTAATGGGTGTGCTTCTACTAATCTTGGTAATACAATACTTGCCAGAGATCGTTAAATTGACATTTTCTGTTGAGGATTTTCGGGATTATATACTTTCTTTAGGGCAATTTGGTCCGATAAGCTTTATTTTATTTCAAATTCTTCAAACAGTAATAGCTCCAATTCCAGGAGAAGTAATACAGATTGCCGGGGGATATATATATGGAATATCCTTGGGGACTTTTTACTCGATAATAGGCTTACTTTTAGGTGCAATATTAGCATTCTATTTTACCCGTTATCTGGGTGGGGAATTCATAAAAAGACTACTAAATAAAGAAAAATCTAAATGGATAACAATAATGTTGGATAGTAACAAATTTTCAGTTTTCTTATTTATAGTATTTGTAATTCCGGGACTCCCAAAAGATTTTTTAATATTCGCCGCAGGGTTAACACCGATCAAACCTATAAGGTTCTTTCTAATTTTACTTATTGCAAGATTTCCGTGGGTGTTAGCATCTGCTGGTGTGGGTTCGAATATTTATCAAGGTAATTACTTACCTACAATTATTATTTCTATAGTAGCGGTATTAGCATTCATACTAGGCCTAGTCTTTAAAGATAAAATAATAAATGCACTTTCTCAGAAAAATAACAAGTAACCTTATCAAAGGTGGTCAATGATGTTGAAAAAAAACAATCCTAATGCTCTGACTTATGCAAATCTTTCGTTCGGGTTTCTTTCAATACTTGAATTGTTCAATAAAGAATATATTTTAAGTGCAGTATTTATATTAATAGCGGCTTTTATTGATAGATATGATGGGAAAATCGCCAGGTATCTACAGGTGACAAGTGATATAGGAAAAGAGTTAGATTCATTAGCTGACCTGGTTTCATTTGGGGTAGCTCCAGCATTATTAATATTCCATAAATTCACTTATTCTGAGCTTGGCTCATTAAAGCTTTTTGGAATTGGAATTTTGTTACTGTATGTTATTAGCGGCTCATATCGGCTGGGTCGTTATAATACTGCTCATTATAGCAATGGGTTTCAAGGTGTTCCAATTACTATAGCAGGTACAGCTTTAGCTTTATATTCGCTTTTACCGAACAGACCAATAAATTTACTTATATCAGTTTTTATATTATTTATATTTTCTACTCTAATGATTGCAAAGTTTCGAATTAAAAAAATTTAATCGACTGTAATTAGGGAGGGAAAAGATTGGAATTAACTATTTTGTCATACATGAAGGAATTCTTGAAAAATCCATGTCTAATTGGAACTATGCTTCCCACTCAAAAACATCTGGCGGACAAGATAATCAAAAATATTGAATTTAGTAATGCCAACTATATTGTTGAATATGGGCCAGGTACAGGTGCAGTAACTGAAAAGTTACTTGAATTTAGAAACAAAGAAACTACAGTAATCCTTTTTGAAAAAAATAAGCTGTTCTGTGAATATCTCAAATATATATACAGGAATGAACCTAATCTTTATATAATAAATGATTCTGCGATGAAACTAGAGCAGTTTATGAATTTACATGATATCCCATGGGTGGATTATATAATCTCTAGTATCCCGTTAAATAAATCAACGCGAAGAGAGTATATTAGCATCTTATACAGTTCAAGAAAGAAGCTAATGGATAGTGGGGCTTTTATTACTTTTCAACGTTCTCTTCTTAATAAAAAATTATTTAGTTTGTTTTTTCGAAAGATTGAATTAAATAAGGTGCTCATGAATATTCCTCCAGCGTACATTTTATGCTGTAAAATAGCTGATTATGAAAAGGTGTATAAGAAGAGTTCACTATAAGACTAACTGTGACCTTCGATCTTTGTTCTATCATAAGAATATTGCTGAGGAGAATTGAGATGACAATAGAAATACTTTTATTTTCAGAGCAATTTATTATTGACCCTAAACATGTAGGCTCGTTTTTTCCGAGTTCTAATTATCTGGCAAGCAAAGTCGTTGAGGAGATTGATTTTAATCGAGCTAACTGCATTGTAGAGTTTGGTTCGGGTACAGGGAAAATCACAAAGAAAATTCTAGAATTGCGCAAAAAAGATACGATGATTTTGATTTTTGAACGAAACATAGAATTTTATAAATTACTTTTATACAAATTTAAACATGAACATAATTTGAAAATAATACATGACACAGCAGAAAACCTGGAACGATATATGCGAAAATACAATATTACTCATATAGACTATATAATTTCAGGAATTCCAAGCGAAAGCCTACCATTAAATGAATCTACCAATATTCTTTATTTATCACAAAAAAACATGAAACAAGACGGTAAATTCGTTACAGTTTTACGCAATATACGTAAAAAAGAACTTGTTACCCAATATTTTCATCAAACTAATATAGAACATGTATTATTCAATGTTCCACCGGCTTATGTGCTAAGTTGTGAGCTTGTCGATTTTAAAAAGGGGACCTCGTATGATTCTATTTGAAAAGCTACAAACAAACGTAAATTTACGTCGATTCTTGATTTTGATGCTAATTGCTTTTGTGATTTATCTAATTAGAGATATGTTAAACTTGATATTACTGACTCTACTTATTGCGTTCATTATGAATAGTATTCAGGTACAGCTTAGTAAGCAAATTAGCCGGTTCGTTAACGTTAACAGTAAAGTAATCGTAATAGCTCTTTACATATCCTTTATCGCTGTAATTACCATTCTATTGATTAAATACCTTCCTATCGTTTATGAACAGTTTATTCAATTAGCGACTTTCTTAACGAATTTAAGGATGGATGATTTACCACAAAACAAAATAACCCTCTATTTATTTGATTCTCTTAAAGGTTTTAATTATCAAGCCTATCTAAATAGTGGTGTCGAATATATTTTGAAGATTAGTAATTGGAGTACTAATTTCCTTCTATCCATTATACTTAGTTTTATCTTTATTCTAGAAAAAAATAGAATAATTAAATTTACTTCCAAGCTAAAAGACAGTACGCTGGGATGGATTTATAGGGAGGTTGAGTATTTAAGCGGGAAGTTTATTACCTCTTTTGGCAAAGTGATCGAAGCACAAATTCTGATAGCCTTAATTAATACACTTATTACAGTTATTGGTTTATGGCTGCTTGGCTTTCCCTATCTACTCGCATTAGCGATAATGGTATTTCTGCTAAGTTTGATCCCGGTTTTTGGATTTGTAATTTCACTCATACCATTAAGCATTATTGCGTATAACATTGGAGGTCTGCAGACAACACTATATGTATTAATTATGGTCGCTGTCATACATTTTGCTGAAGGATATTTCCTAAATCCTAAGCTCATGTCGTCAAAGATGAATCTTCCAATGTTTGTGACATTAATAGTTTTATTCTTTTCTGAACATTATATCGGGGTTTGGGGTTTAATAATTGGAATACCCATATTCTTGTTTTTGCTTGATATAATAGAGGTTGACCGCTCTTAAAATTAAATGCTTCACGTTAAGACGATGCGACATTCTGAATTGACTTTAGAGTGGCAGAAGTTGTTGCTTTCAAGGACTCTAAAATCAGGTATGTGGACGTTTGATTAGAACCGTTTTGTGGATGTTAAAGGAGCTAACAGAAACATTCATTCAAATGAACTAAAATGGTTTTGATATAACTTAATATAACGCAATACATACTATGCATTATGCTGCATAATCCACAAAAGCGTTTATTCTCGCTTAAAATGAAATATTAGAGGGTCTCTAACTAGTAGAGCTGATTTTTCTCATTTTAAATGAAACAAAACCCCTTATTCTATAAGGGTTTTCTAACGGTGATTTCTCATTTAAAATGAAAAATCACACTGATAGATATTCCAGAATTAATCGGAAGATGAACATTGATGCACCAGTAATTTTCACCCAAAATGCATACAACAATAAGCTCAAACCGTTGACGGTTTGGGCTTATTGTAATTCTGATAAAATTTAAGTCCCTGTGAAGTGCTGCAACTCCGCTTGGCTGCCAAGATCCATTAAATTAAAAATATTGACCGAATAATACTGTTGATTGTATTTTGTTTTTAATAAAAATTAATATATAAGGTAGAAAATGGGCCATATCGTTATAGTTGAAACTACCACATCCGGTTCGGAAATGAAAATTCTGGAAGCTCCATTATCCATGAATGTGCGTGTCACATTTATTGCAAAGTCTATGGAAGTCCATAGTTATAACAATAAGCATCGAATTTTAGGTATTAGCGACCGGACAATCGGACCGCTTCCTTTTTTTGTTGAGCTGGGCGCGACCTTTCCATTTCGAGTTGATTCCAGCATGTACCAAGAGATTGAAGGAGTTATCTCCCGTCTCTTTAGTGTGCTGCAAATTAATCAGGGCATGATCCATACTGAGCTGATTTTGTCCAAACAAGGGCCAATCATCGTTGAAGTCAACCCGCGCCTGGGGGGCGGATACATTGGAACTTTAATCAGTGAAAGCTATGAAATAGATATTTATCTGCAGATTATAAACCTTGCTCTGGGCAAGGAGCCTATCATTCCGGATATCCCGCAGAAGGCAGCTTCCTTTTATATTCTTTTTCCTGATAAAGCTGGCGAAATCACTGATTTGTCAGGTGAGCTTGCCAGTATCTATCAATATCCGTAAAAAAATTGGCGATAGCGTAACCTACCCTGTCACCGACTTTAAAGGAGATCTTGCTATTGCATTAACCTGCAGCAGTACTCCCGAAATGGCAGCAGGCTTCTGCAAAGGAGCCGTCAGCGCAATTGAATACAGAATAGGCTGAGGAGGATGCACAGCTTGGAAGAACAATTGAACTATTTAAGACACTGTGGGGAGGGGCAAAAGTTCAGAAAAGCAGCGGCTTTGGTGCTGGAGTAGATGTGTATCCAATATAACCAGGGCATTGAAATGATATTTTGATTTTAATTCTGAAGAAGGTGCCAAGTTTGCGATAATGGAAGTACAAGATAAGAAGTCCCATGGCAGAATTAACTTTGAAGTTTGGAGGGGAAGTTTATGATAATTAAGTATCATTGTGTTAATATTTCGTCTATTCATCCGAAAGAGTTGGTTGAGTTCTATAATGAAAAATTAGGAATTCCTATCATAGAACCAGATGAAAATTATGATGGTGTTTCTTTGGGGTTTATTGCAGATGCTCCTGTCATAGTGATTTGGGATGAATTGAAATGGGGGAAATCAAGTGAAGGGAAAGTAAATTTCGTGTTCAATTGTGATGATCTCGATAGAACATTTGAAGAACTGAAGGAGAAGATTACTAATATACAACCGCCAACAACGGCAGTATGGGGAGGCAAAGAACTTGCTTTTTGCGATCCGGATGGAAACAAAATACTGCTTCTGTAAGGATGGAGAGTATGGATTTGTTAGTCATTTAGATTCTTATACCTTTCTTACAACATAGTGTCTGCGTACTATGACTTATCACAAAAAAAGTGATAGGAAGGAAGCAGATAACATGGCAAATGAATGTAATCGTAATGCTATTGGTCCCTGTTCAACCTCGGAAGGGAATACAACAGCAGCTACAGGGAGTGCATCCCATGCTGAAGGATTTCAGACACAGGCTGTGGCTGATACTTCCCATGCAGAAGGCAATTCAACCATCGCAAGAGGGCAAGCCGCTCATGCTGAGGGTCTGCTGTCACAAGCGAACGGAAACGCATCTCATGCCGAAGGATCAGGAACAACTTCCAGTGGCCCATCGTCTCATGCTGAGGGAAACTTAACTGCAGCAACGGGAGGGGCTTCGCATGCAGAAGGGGTCCAGACG
Coding sequences:
- a CDS encoding CDP-alcohol phosphatidyltransferase family protein, coding for MMLKKNNPNALTYANLSFGFLSILELFNKEYILSAVFILIAAFIDRYDGKIARYLQVTSDIGKELDSLADLVSFGVAPALLIFHKFTYSELGSLKLFGIGILLLYVISGSYRLGRYNTAHYSNGFQGVPITIAGTALALYSLLPNRPINLLISVFILFIFSTLMIAKFRIKKI
- a CDS encoding helix-turn-helix domain-containing protein, which encodes MGRRTLKAQTEILSEKWKSIDKIYEEYAKKSGLTYMSLIVLEIIYETPKECTQKLISELSYFPKQSVNMIIKSFLEQGYVKLKEIPSDRRNKQIELSTSGKEYADKIIGSLWEIEEKSILLLSYEERELFINMLSTYEESFRTDMTKLINDIE
- a CDS encoding HAMP domain-containing sensor histidine kinase, whose translation is MNREFFIGKLKLKLFLALIFSLAISTGVYFLLQTTSEGLISDYLNNTTFIERQQEDAISNFREFVNQNHIKTSDQEKITKWVRNEKYVNIYVFQNVNLIFATDGYKDASDNQSYLFNNILKTDTFYTVDFQDMKATIYMDCFFEYKFYNIVAIVNVIICSLSFILLILIFINRKTSYISVLEQEIKILEGGELNYPITIKGNDELSSLAESINEMRISFIERIENEDNAKIANKELVTAMSHDIRTPLTALVGYLDIITYEKYKTQEDLKKYLNNSRDKAYQIKHLSDKLFEYFTVSKIDEDDLEFERFNGTQLFEQLIDEQIVLLENNGFTYQINSCNTPYDIELHLLSIRRVFDNIFSNILKYASDSEPVLISFRIKDQSLIISIKNRINNDIYDLSGTGIGIKTCERIIDRLHGRFSITKTKGYFSVHISLTISEKL
- a CDS encoding VTT domain-containing protein; translated protein: MEKKKKQTIGRVSLAVMGVLLLILVIQYLPEIVKLTFSVEDFRDYILSLGQFGPISFILFQILQTVIAPIPGEVIQIAGGYIYGISLGTFYSIIGLLLGAILAFYFTRYLGGEFIKRLLNKEKSKWITIMLDSNKFSVFLFIVFVIPGLPKDFLIFAAGLTPIKPIRFFLILLIARFPWVLASAGVGSNIYQGNYLPTIIISIVAVLAFILGLVFKDKIINALSQKNNK
- a CDS encoding rRNA adenine N-6-methyltransferase family protein translates to MKEFLKNPCLIGTMLPTQKHLADKIIKNIEFSNANYIVEYGPGTGAVTEKLLEFRNKETTVILFEKNKLFCEYLKYIYRNEPNLYIINDSAMKLEQFMNLHDIPWVDYIISSIPLNKSTRREYISILYSSRKKLMDSGAFITFQRSLLNKKLFSLFFRKIELNKVLMNIPPAYILCCKIADYEKVYKKSSL
- a CDS encoding response regulator transcription factor produces the protein MSSAKRILITDDNQEIREIVRVLLESENYEVIEAVNGDDAISKVDNNIDLIILDVMMPGKSGFKTCTEIREITSAPILFLTAKTSDSDKYMAFSAGSDDYLSKPFSYTELVSRVKALLRRYYIYKGKDKPAASETVTIKELTVNTYSNEVTVGQKEIVLTEIEYKILLLMAQHRKKIFSAQNIYESVWEEPYFINCNNTVMVHIRNLRMKLENNPQDPEYIKTVWGKGYRIE
- a CDS encoding acyltransferase family protein; amino-acid sequence: MINKLKNCFSYEKLNTGRQLELDLAKGFAIIFMVWVHMQEGLLSNNDGFMASLVKNILGGPFAAPIFMICMGIGINYSRRNTPKDLLRRGVTLLGIGYVLNLIRYVLPLSLVSFSTNENEIALGLLTAFFGVDILQFAGLAFLFMALVKKLNLKSTTVFLIGIGTSLIGMSLRWLSTDNDIADLFLGYFWATNSDTYFPFFNWIIFLIVGNIMGVYFQKCKDKQTFYSIVSPVCGIIGLTYLFTALHFGIGMYAPDSSYYFLGIVDVFFVVMLAIGIFGFNYALLKKFSNYDFKPFMRMSRNINTVYCIHWSLLPWFVVLLYWGFGIDNFSFWQVAACAFILLIVSDKLAEWYIKVLKPKFARYKSEY
- a CDS encoding GNAT family N-acetyltransferase, whose product is MNLKVETIMKDSPDLVKINHLYNSSFPEKERIPMWLLLRKSNKDFIDFIAFYDNDIFVGFAYLISNQDMTYVLYLAINLEVRSKGYGSMALSKIKVLYPTNRIILNIEAVDVTASNYEQRLKRKQFYSYNGYKSTTYMIAEYGDSYEVLINGNDIKVEELSSMYRKFMGTVVYLFYKPKFLPVSI